In the genome of Dermacentor silvarum isolate Dsil-2018 chromosome 1, BIME_Dsil_1.4, whole genome shotgun sequence, one region contains:
- the LOC119459477 gene encoding uncharacterized protein LOC119459477 isoform X2: MREDLFECLLDELPRWPAAQLGADLGRIAQLAERATPADGPAQAQMLRLLWSAPAQRLPGDVARRARDAGRALLGRATLPEPVVRRYEALFEDGRRSAEARDVARLLAEHAFDCRHAPPGDSKLDRLPATSARHALVILSHFARSRSCAGSTLMPLPDEASAGQLVWQAASLFDHGYPKSLGLQESEAADYSRARTLEKERAYNDMLRFVRESMRNASLSSLSLELMLKIGIDVASNCQPPGSTVSLIRGIITELQRRGGISPENNRVFSHLLTSFQRQKNCTKVSIRDLINAHDYLVPQLLEDFQKSVLFESPSVRAYLVTELSIYAKMAHQIPAERRVALLGVATALLTISWPPGKVLDLLIDSASLLQFGSISRQMARKMIPALLRIHTRPYYEWLSPKRKSYLYLTLLRLIEQLDKMDDSILVAIETVVASPCEKLNLVSVLFRMLETPTVSSKAFSYIECLILYLLKVPRWFKIDWSVIIIPTAPNGPCHPRTWHSTTGTTELSVETTPKITFTETPSSGIEETSTPGKELTTRKTTAYSTTTPTESATTEIETTTETSPGVSTTPSFAETTSKETTVTPSSGISTYETTGTSTTEEEFTTTIATSTSTGYIETTGSTTVTPTSTETSTTASNTVPTTEMSATTMPSTSETLTGTPFSETTSTITGSETTVTTTTEQTMSQTPSTETTRLTTTTETPEVSGSIETTAATEFSTLTTTSTERTSTTTELSSEIPTMTPSIETTTSGSTTSTSTPAASEWTETTTSTAFTTTETPSASQSTLTTFTESTVTTSYEATTSTESSSTTFETPTSTPSLETTTSTETTLVTTETPAETPSTWATSTAITTESVTATPSEGTTPEESSTTSTATETPTGSYSTVMTTSTGSTNAWTSNETPSRSYSTRTTTSNETPSETFSTVTTTSMSTETPSQTYSTATTTSTSTEIPSESYSTVTTKSTTETPSESYSTMTTTTSTSTETPSESYSTVTTTSTSTTTPSEIYSTVTTTSSRESPSESYSTLTKTSTSTETPSESYSTVTTTSRLTETPSESYSTVTTTSTSTETPSESYSTVTTTSTSTETPSESYSTVTTTSTSTETPSESYSTVTTTSTSAETPSESYPTETTTSTESTTVPIETTSLTASTYGTTTETPAGTSSTETTTTSTVVKTSTEIPTETPSVETTTSAESTTTSTSTQTPTGSYSLETTTTTGQETFTPATETSTSVTHPQQTTAPPRPDNRENDTTTPTGFRSTIVTTDNILSMGTTVVTLPTPTPALNVFTVPSFPESATVKFNIEKISHHITHTNESTGNILKLIETISNWSHPKDIPNIIEGAHNITIGHPEIERAVDERLIQIIVKALTAEQLRGITTDRTERLVLELYRILKTGVRIDLSILRSILTLKMTATLRENIILSLVNRTYHGPTEEVHRVLEILLPYLAVHHVSTLTTKEFIHLLVQYVQTTNRSTIDGDLRHFLIEILEELTRNPKVPENQKQRLIAILEMLLKELPAPRTKFSAIHKYLQNPKAPLPYTLLLSIQPNPRGTAPGSPATIQALASVVKESAGNPVVVGNVVSLLLRLISTNNVPRLQIGPLLTSLNKIVHRRDLIAPHLRMIALTDSLILYGNDGFQYLSPTARSTVLTTLVSLLSGRVDDYLVTRLLSFKPPNHKPGRTFETLRRDVDSVKPNGPVEGLTAVKEILLVLGSIVARNPSSPVNLHDIAAKLNSHPPEESKYPRSIQYIIASLLKKTPVQVSAIPKSAMTPLSYVHWPTYELPPDLVDNIAKEVEDRDYKITHLTKELSLDLVSPALDPTVRGNLLVVAMRLLTTDQMTVTLAQQLLRAIHAAVTLVPSLWPRNSLLLLQDIPTAITRPIIRSLPPIQTAILPSLLHHMINRVQHIPKPILDTLIKFAPSQDYAVEIVTDIISALLKHSDVHEQANLSNKLVKVLDERAGTSALPIKEVADLLTHFRNRLSRLAKGSSELKSVIKYINEVLRRLQSEPLSALRNLKKYLRTLPGPAPVELVRNIFEDFPSWTPNDLQTVVSLVRDALTAARSREPEVVGSVAAVAMRLLRLYNYTDGTEKRLVDVIDRVPVRDDIIPQPLKLVLVNDILFVLATKVTQKSESNVNVQTLLRLLDTVLRGGALPTGTASVEGHFIKAVAAFVDNKFALRKVTRELRVRIADLLRRLDLQQYIPLEIVVKIDKQLRKEMWTVIRKVHTTTEERSITQFLQYLKTANRDEIVRMDEGSMRNLPKVMLPLPPRALRNVIAGVEDVLKFNHEIIHRDLARQLLTIVQTAISSPMFPATLLPRSKSVMDALKRDIRHESARGGLYPPAM, translated from the coding sequence ATGCGCGAGGACCTGTTCGAGTGCCTGCTCGACGAGCTGCCCCGGTGGCCGGCCGCGCAGTTGGGCGCAGACCTGGGACGCATCGCGCAGCTCGCCGAGAGAGCGACCCCCGCGGACGGGCCGGCTCAGGCCCAGATGCTGCGGCTGCTGTGGTCGGCACCGGCGCAGAGACTTCCCGGGGACGTGGCCCGGCGCGCCAGGGACGCGGGACGCGCGCTGCTGGGCCGCGCCACCTTGCCTGAGCCTGTGGTGCGCCGCTACGAGGCCCTGTTCGAGGACGGCCGCCGGTCGGCCGAAGCCCGCGACGTGGCGCGCTTGCTGGCTGAGCACGCGTTCGACTGCCGCCATGCGCCGCCCGGGGACTCAAAACTCGACCGGCTGCCGGCCACGTCGGCCCGCCATGCGCTCGTCATCCTGAGTCACTTTGCGCGCTCGCGCTCGTGCGCCGGTTCGACGCTGATGCCATTGCCCGACGAGGCGTCGGCCGGCCAGCTTGTGTGGCAGGCGGCGTCCCTCTTCGACCACGGCTACCCCAAGTCGCTGGGCTTGCAAGAGTCTGAAGCGGCCGACTACTCGCGGGCGCGCACGCTCGAGAAGGAGCGCGCATACAACGACATGCTGCGTTTTGTGCGCGAATCGATGAGAAACGCCAGCCTCTCCTCACTGTCTCTCGAGTTGATGCTAAAGATCGGCATAGACGTGGCTAGCAACTGCCAACCGCCGGGCAGCACCGTGTCGCTTATCCGCGGCATCATCACCGAGCTCCAGCGCCGCGGAGGAATCAGCCCAGAAAACAATCGAGTGTTTAGCCATCTGCTCACCTCGTTTCAGCGCCAGAAAAACTGCACCAAGGTCAGCATCCGGGACCTAATCAACGCACACGACTACCTCGTTCCTCAGCTATTGGAAGATTTTCAAAAGAGCGTCCTTTTTGAGTCTCCAAGTGTGCGCGCCTACCTCGTGACGGAGCTCAGCATTTACGCAAAAATGGCACATCAAATCCCTGCCGAACGTCGGGTTGCTCTGCTCGGTGTCGCCACGGCTCTGCTTACAATTAGTTGGCCACCTGGTAAAGTTCTTGACCTCCTTATCGACAGCGCGTCGCTCCTCCAGTTCGGTAGCATAAGTAGACAGATGGCCCGCAAAATGATACCAGCGCTGCTTCGCATTCACACTAGGCCGTACTATGAATGGCTTTCGCCGAAGCGAAAGTCCTACCTGTATTTGACGCTCTTGCGACTGATTGAGCAGCTCGATAAAATGGATGACAGTATACTTGTGGCCATTGAAACCGTCGTTGCCAGTCCATGCGAAAAGCTAAACCTTGTCAGTGTATTGTTCCGCATGCTTGAGACTCCAACTGTTAGTAGTAAAGCATTCTCTTACATCGAATGCCTCATACTCTACTTGCTAAAGGTTCCGCGATGGTTCAAGATCGACTGGAGCGTTATAATCATACCAACAGCGCCAAATGGCCCTTGTCATCCGCGAACGTGGCACAGCACAACAGGTACGACGGAATTGTCGGTGGAAACTACGCCAAAAATAACCTTTACAGAAACACCATCGAGTGGGATAGAAGAAACATCCACGCCAGGAAAAGAGCTGACCACAAGGAAGACAACAGCGTACAGCACAACGACCCCGACAGAGTCGGCAACTACAGAAATAGAAACGACGACGGAGACATCGCCAGGAGTGTCAACAACACCTTCGTTCGCCGAAACAACGTCAAAAGAGACCACAGTGACGCCTTCGTCCGGAATATCAACCTATGAAACGACAGGCACCAGCACTACGGAGGAAGAATTTACTACCACCATAGCCACAAGCACGTCAACCGGATATATAGAAACTACAGGTTCCACCACGGTAACACCAACATCTACGGAAACGTCAACTACAGCCTCGAACACAGTTCCCACCACAGAAATGTCCGCAACAACCATGCCGAGCACATCAGAGACTCTTACAGGAACGCCATTTTCGGAGACCACATCCACCATTACGGGTTCAGAAACAACGGTTACTACGACTACAGAGCAAACAATGTCGCAAACgccgtcgacagaaacaacaaGATTAACGACGACAACTGAAACTCCAGAAGTCTCTGGTTCAATCGAAACAACCGCTGCGACAGAATTCTCAACGCTTACAACAACGTCGACAGAACGTACGTCCACGACAACCGAGCTGTCTAGCGAAATTCCGACTATGACACCTTCGATCGAGACTACAACATCTGGCTCGACAACTTCTACATCGACGCCTGCAGCAAGTGAGTGGACAGAGACAACGACTTCCACGGCTTTTACTACCACAGAAACACCCTCAGCGAGCCAGTCAACACTGACAACGTTCACAGAATCCACAGTGACGACTTCTTATGAAGCCACGACTTCAACGGAATCCTCGTCCACTACATTTGAGACTCCGACGTCCACACCTTCGCTTGAGACAACCACATCGACCGAAACCACCCTCGTTACTACTGAGACTCCTGCGGAGACTCCTTCAACTTGGGCAACATCAACTGCAATCACAACTGAAAGTGTAACCGCAACTCCTTCAGAGGGGACAACACCAGAAGAATCGAGTACAACCTCAACGGCCACTGAAACACCCACAGGCTCTTATTCTACAGTCATGACTACTTCTACAGGCTCTACCAATGCATGGACATCAAACGAGACTCCCTCCAGAAGTTACTCGACAAGAACTACGACTTCAAATGAGACTCCATCGGAAACGTTCTCGACTGTAACGACGACTTCCATGTCGACCGAGACCCCTTCGCAAACGTACTCGACTGCAACGACGACTTCTACATCGACGGAGATTCCTTCAGAAAGTTATTCAACAGTAACGACAAAATCAACAACGGAGACGCCCTCAGAAAGTTATTCGACGATGACAACGACGACTTCGACCTCTACGGAGACTCCCTCCGAAAGCTACTCGACAGTAACAACGACGTCGACATCTACCACGACACCTTCAGAGATTTATTCGACAGTAACAACGACATCGTCAAGAGAGTCGCCCTCAGAAAGCTATTCGACACTGACAAAGACTTCGACGTCAACGGAAACTCCCTCCGAAAGTTACTCGACAGTAACTACGACTTCGAGATTGACCGAGACTCCCTCCGAAAGTTACTCAACAGTGAcaacgacatcgacatcaacCGAGACACCCTCCGAGAGTTACTCAACTGTGAcaacgacatcgacatcaacCGAGACTCCCTCCGAGAGTTACTCAACTGTGACAACTACATCGACATCAACCGAGACTCCCTCCGAGAGTTACTCAACTGTGACAACTACATCGACATCAGCCGAGACTCCCTCCGAGAGTTATCCAACAGAAACGACGACTTCAACGGAGTCTACTACGGTGCCCATTGAGACGACGAGTCTTACGGCGTCCACATATGGCACCACAACGGAAACACCTGCTGGCACATCTTCAACTGAGACAACGACTACGAGTACAGTTGTCAAGACATCAACCGAAATACCTACAGAAACTCCATCGGTAGAGACCACAACGTCGGCGGAATCTACTACGACTTCAACATCGACCCAGACACCAACGGGAAGTTATTCGTTAGAGACCACCACTACTACGGGTCAAGAGACATTCACTCCAGCAACAGAGACTTCGACCAGCGTGACGCACCCGCAGCAGACTACAGCGCCACCGCGGCCAGACAATAGGGAGAACGACACAACCACGCCGACTGGTTTCCGCAGCACCATCGTAACTACGGACAACATTCTGTCAATGGGTACCACGGTCGTGACCTTGCCTACTCCGACACCAGCTCTTAACGTGTTCACGGTTCCGTCGTTTCCAGAAAGCGCTACGGTAAAATTCAACATAGAGAAAATATCGCATCATATAACCCATACGAATGAGTCTACTGGCAACATTCTAAAACTCATAGAGACTATATCCAACTGGTCGCATCCAAAGGACATCCCAAATATCATTGAAGGAGCACACAACATTACCATTGGTCACCCTGAAATTGAACGAGCAGTGGACGAGAGGCTCATTCAAATAATTGTGAAAGCTTTGACTGCTGAGCAACTTCGAGGAATAACTACCGACAGAACCGAACGCCTGGTATTGGAACTGTACAGGATACTTAAAACTGGGGTAAGAATTGACTTGAGCATCCTAAGAAGTATCCTCACGCTGAAGATGACGGCTACACTTCGAGAAAATATCATTTTAAGCCTGGTCAACAGAACATATCACGGGCCTACGGAAGAAGTCCACAGAGTGTTAGAGATTCTGCTGCCGTACCTAGCAGTGCATCATGTTTCCACGCTCACAACGAAGGAGTTCATCCATTTGTTGGTTCAGTATGTTCAGACAACCAATAGAAGTACCATTGACGGCGATCTGAGGCATTTCTTGATCGAAATATTGGAAGAACTCACAAGAAATCCCAAAGTGCCGGAAAATCAAAAACAACGTCTGATTGCTATACTGGAAATGCTCTTGAAAGAGTTACCTGCACCACGCACAAAATTCAGTGCAATTCATAAGTACCTGCAAAATCCAAAGGCTCCCCTACCATACACACTTTTACTCTCGATACAACCGAATCCTCGTGGCACTGCGCCCGGCTCTCCAGCCACAATACAAGCGTTAGCGTCGGTCGTGAAAGAATCCGCCGGAAACCCAGTAGTAGTCGGAAACGTGGTTTCCTTGCTCCTCAGGTTAATAAGCACAAACAACGTTCCGAGACTACAGATAGGGCCGCTGCTTACCAGCCTCAACAAAATTGTTCATCGAAGAGACCTTATCGCGCCCCACCTGCGAATGATCGCTCTCACAGACTCTCTCATTCTCTATGGCAATGATGGTTTCCAATATTTGTCACCTACTGCGCGCTCTACTGTCCTGACAACCCTGGTTTCTTTGTTGAGCGGACGTGTAGACGATTATCTTGTTACACGTCTGCTCAGTTTCAAGCCGCCCAACCATAAACCAGGACGGACGTTCGAAACCTTGCGCAGGGATGTGGACAGCGTGAAACCCAATGGTCCTGTTGAAGGCTTAACGGCAGTAAAGGAGATTCTGCTAGTTTTAGGTTCCATTGTTGCAAGAAACCCTTCTTCGCCTGTGAACTTGCACGATATAGCTGCAAAGTTGAACTCCCATCCTCCCGAAGAGTCAAAATATCCGCGCTCTATACAATACATAATTGCCAGCCTACTTAAGAAGACTCCTGTGCAGGTGTCAGCAATTCCAAAAAGCGCCATGACGCCTCTGTCGTACGTTCACTGGCCGACGTATGAGTTGCCACCTGACTTGGTTGACAATATTGCAAAAGAAGTCGAAGATCGTGATTACAAAATCACCCATCTTACGAAAGAGCTGTCGCTTGACCTTGTGTCGCCTGCTCTCGATCCTACCGTTCGAGGTAACCTACTGGTAGTAGCCATGCGTCTGCTCACGACTGACCAGATGACTGTCACTCTCGCTCAGCAATTACTTCGCGCCATTCATGCCGCAGTTACGCTGGTTCCCTCGTTGTGGCCAAGAAACAGCTTACTGCTCCTTCAGGATATTCCTACAGCAATAACAAGGCCAATCATCCGATCTCTCCCACCTATACAGACAGCGATACTTCCTTCACTATTGCACCACATGATAAACAGGGTTCAGCATATCCCAAAACCCATCCTCGACACACTAATTAAGTTCGCGCCAAGCCAGGACTATGCAGTGGAAATAGTTACTGATATTATCTCAGCGCTACTGAAACACAGTGACGTCCATGAGCAAGCTAACCTCAGCAACAAACTTGTCAAAGTGCTCGATGAGAGAGCTGGGACGAGTGCTTTGCCCATTAAAGAAGTAGCCGACTTGCTGACACACTTTAGAAATCGTCTCTCACGATTGGCCAAGGGCTCTTCCGAGTTGAAGTCAGTGATCAAGTACATAAACGAAGTGCTGCGCAGACTCCAAAGCGAGCCTTTAAGCGCGTTACGAAACCTCAAAAAGTACCTCAGGACACTGCCAGGACCTGCGCCAGTCGAACTTGTGCGCAACATATTTGAAGACTTCCCCAGCTGGACGCCGAACGACCTTCAGACGGTAGTTAGCCTGGTGCGGGATGCGCTCACTGCGGCCCGGAGTCGTGAGCCTGAAGTGGTGGGCAGCGTCGCTGCAGTGGCCATGCGTCTGCTCCGCCTCTACAACTATACGGACGGCACCGAGAAGCGCCTCGTCGACGTCATCGATCGGGTGCCCGTGCGTGACGACATTATCCCGCAGCCACTCAAGCTCGTCCTAGTCAACGACATCCTCTTTGTGCTCGCCACAAAAGTGACACAAAAGTCCgagagcaacgtgaacgtgcagACATTGCTGCGGCTGCTGGACACGGTGCTGCGCGGCGGAGCCTTGCCTACGGGCACGGCGAGCGTCGAGGGCCACTTCATCAAGGCTGTGGCCGCCTTCGTGGACAACAAGTTCGCGCTGCGCAAGGTGACGCGCGAGTTGCGTGTGCGCATTGCCGACCTGTTGCGCCGGCTAGATCTCCAGCAGTACATCCCGCTCGAGATCGTTGTCAAGATCGACAAGCAACTTCGCAAGGAGATGTGGACGGTGATCCGCAAGGTGCACACGACAACCGAGGAGCGCTCCATCACGCAGTTCCTGCAGTACCTCAAGACAGCAAACCGGGACGAGATCGTGCGCATGGACGAGGGCAGCATGCGAAACTTGCCCAAAGtgatgctgccgctgccgccgcgcgCGCTTCGCAACGTCATCGCCGGCGTAGAAGATGTGTTGAAATTCAACCACGAGATCATCCACCGCGACCTGGCCCGCCAGCTCCTCACGATTGTACAGACGGCCATCAGCAGCCCTATGTTCCCGGCCACGTTGCTTCCTCGCAGCAAGAGCGTTATGGACGCGCTCAAACGAGACATCCGGCACGAGAGCGCCAGGGGCGGTCTCTATCCGCCCGCTATGTAA